Sequence from the Rutidosis leptorrhynchoides isolate AG116_Rl617_1_P2 chromosome 3, CSIRO_AGI_Rlap_v1, whole genome shotgun sequence genome:
TGCCAACAAGGGCCATGTTTCACCTCATCAACGCCTACAAATGATGTGTCAGTTGATAGTATTGTGACAGACGCATTTTTTAATGGAATAATAGACCAATCGGACGCTAGTTGTAAAGGGAGAGGCTTTTATAGTCGAGCCACTTTCCTGGATGCCGTTGGAAAGTATGCTCAGTTCGGAAAAGATGGTTCTGCAGATGATTCGAAACGTGAGATTGCAGCTTTTTTTGCTCATGTCACTCATGAAACTGGACGTAAGATCATTAATCTTCTAATTCTGTATTGAATTTGTTACTTCACTCACAAATTTTGCATTTTTAAGTAAATAAGACACATGCAATATATCATGCAAAGTAACAAACTTTTGTTCATGGTTCGAAAATTATTACATTAATTGTCTATATCTATTCATTAATATACTATACATAGGTTTGCTATACTATAAACACACTCTAACTCTCCAAACTTACAATGGATCAGATTTTTGCTACATAGAAGAAATCGACGGTCCTTCAAAGGACTATTGCGACGAGTCTAACACCCAGTACCCATGTAACCCTAGCAAGGGTTACTACGGTAGAGGTCCGCTCCAACTATCATGGAATTACAACTATGGTCCAGCTGGTCAAAGCATTGGGTTTGATGGATTAAACAATCCTGACGTTGTTGCCACAGACCCCAGCACTTCTTTTAAGGCCGCCTTGTGGTTTTGGATGAAAAATGTTCACTCAGTCATTGGTCAAGGATTTGGCGCCACTATTCGAGCCATCAATGGAATAGAATGCAATGGTGGTAATTCGGGCGCTGTAACTGCTCGTGTTGGATACTATACTCAATATTGTAACCAATTTGGTGTTGCACCGGGCAATAATCTTCAGTGTTAGATTATCTGAAGCAGTATTTTTCCATCTTCAAATTGATATATTTGAAATTGGAAAGCAAATATTGTTCACTTAATTTACTAAATATAATAAGTCGTACTCTTTACGAcagtatttatatttgtattacgTATCTGCAAAATTATGATTTGTCAGAAATAATGAAAAAATAATGATGCATATATATTGTTTCTTTTGACTTAATATGCATGACATAACATAAATCTATACTACCGTTTATATACAAACTTCTAAGATgacacactttagcatttagacaacaattattatatattttttatatataattttataacgtATAGTTGGAAaagaatatatataatttaatcaaatattatttaattaaatataaatgatttaaaggaccatttaattttaatttaaccatAAATTGTCGGCCTTTTTTTAACTGGTGTTAAAAGTTAATTAATAAAGATATGGACTTGATCTTTTTTTGGGTAGACGACAATTAACATAATAAATATATGGACCCATCATTTTGTTCAATGTAGGCCCAACATATCAAATAACATGCCGTCACTTTTTCTAAGTTGTTTCGATTTGCGATCAAAAGAAAAATTAACAAAATCATTCCTGGTGGTCTGCTCTACTTAAAATGGATACAACTTTTCTCTTGTTTTTTAAAATAATCATATTGATTATTCAAATTAATTTTTTGATCTTAATCTACCTAACGAAAATCAAACAGGGAATAAAAGCAGAATATTCCTTTTGCTCTTGTTTTTCTTAAATCATTAAATCATTGACAATATTGGATATTGTTTCGGGTTATACACACTAGCATCCGGTCAGTGTTGTTTAATGTGTTGTGTGGATCAATCGTAGAGGTGTTCTACTTAGACACTGGTTTCAATCTACTCATGACCATCGCTTGCTAAAGGTGTCTCTAAAGTCCTTAATTTATATTATTTGAAAATTACTGGTGGTGTAACTAGATCTTGTCGGGaccgttaatcgtgtgaatgtttaattaaaaatttatatcaaATAAAAAATAAGTTTATTTTTATCGTTCTAactgcgtttataaaatttaaaagtacacatgGTTTTCTATCAGTGGTAATCAGAGGCGTTTTTACACCGCTTTAATTGTTGGGTGATAATTCTTTAGATCTAGCTTTGTAGTCAACTCgattgatttagacttaacctcatgacgcacaaatatgatttaaagaatatcattattttaaagtatagatttaattgttatgacttgaaaaattgttgtttatttcatgtCATTGTTGTACCCAtgcattgtgaaatgtcccgttcttattgattaaaaacgttccatattaattaatttcgttgcgaggttttgacctctatatgagacgtttttcaaagactgcattcattttttaaacaaaccataacctttatttcataaataaaggtttaaaaagctttacgtagattatcaaataatgataatctaaaatatcatgtttacacacgaccattacataatggtttacaatacaaatatgttacatcgaaatcaatttcttgaatgcagtttttacacaatatcatacaaacatggactccaaatcttttccttattttagtatgcaacagcggaagctcttagtattcacctgagaataaacacgctttaaacgtcaacaaaaatgttggtgagttataggtttaacctatatatatcaaatcgtaacaatagaccacaagatttcatatttcaatacacatccatacatagagataaaaatcattcatatggtgaacacctggtaaccgacattaacaagatgcatatatataagaatatccccatcattccgggacacccttcggatatgatataaatttcgaagtactaaagcatccggtactttagacggggtttgttaggcccaatagatctatctttaggattcgcgtcaattaggatgtatgttccctaattcttagattaccagacttaataaaaaggggcatattcgatttcgataattcaaccatagaatgtagtttcacgtacttgtgtctattttgtaaattatttataaaacctgcatgtattctcatcccaaaaatattagattttaaaagtgggactataactcactttcatagatttttacttcgtcgggaagtaagatttggccactggttgattcacgaacctataacaatatatacatatatatcaaagtatgttcaaaatatatttacaacacttttaatatattttgatgttttaagtttattaagtcagctgtcctcgttagtaacctacaactagttgtccacagttagatgtacagaaataaatcgataaatattatcttgaatcaatccacgacccagtgtatacgtatctcagtattgatcacaactcaaactatatatattttggaatcaacctcaaccctgtatagctaactccaacattcacatatagagtgtctatggttattccaaaatatatatagatgtgtcgacatgataggtcgaaacattgtatacgtgtctatggtatctcaagattacataatatacaatacaagttgattaagttatggttggaatagatttgttaccaatttcacgtagctaaaatgagaaaaattatccaatcttgttttacccataacttcttcattttaaatccgttttgagtgaatcaaattgctatggtttcatattgaactctattttatgaatctaaacagaaaaagtataggtttatagtcggaaaaataagttacaagtcgtttttgtaaaggtagtcatttcagtcgaaagaacgacgtctaggtgaccattttagaaaacatacttccactttgagtttaaccataatttttggatatagtttcatgttcataataaaaatcattttcccagaataacaacttttaaatcaaagtttatcatagtttttaattaactaacccaaaacagcccgcggtgttactacgacggcgtaaatccggttttacggtgtttttcgtgtttccatgttttaaatcattaagttagcatatcatatagatatagaacatgtgtttagttgattttaaaagtcaagttagaaggattaacttttgtttgcgaacaagtttagaattaactaaactatgttctagtgattacaagtttaaaccttcgaataagatagctttatatgtatgaatcgaatgatgttatgaacatcattactacctcaagttccttggataaacctactggaaatgagaaaaatagatctagcttcaaaggatccttggatggcttgaaagttcttgaagcagaatcatgacacgaaaacaatttcaagtaagatttccactcgaaataagattgttatagttatagaaattgaattaaagtttgaatatgattattaccttgtattagaaagataacctactgtaagtaacaaaggtttcttgatcttggatgattacttggaatggatttagaaaacttggaagtaaacttgcaatcttgtaagtattcttgattttatgaaactagaacttttggaatttatgaagaactcttagaacttgaagatagaacttgagagagatcaattagatgaataaaactgaagaatgaaagtgtttgtaggtgtttttggtcgttggtgtatggattagatataaaggatatgtaattttgttttcatgtaaataagtcatgaatgattactcatatttttgtaattttatgagatatttcatgctagttgccaaatgatggttcccacatatgttaggtgactcacatgggctgctaagagctgatcattggagtgtatataccaatagtacat
This genomic interval carries:
- the LOC139897465 gene encoding endochitinase EP3-like; this translates as MTTSSSILIITGLLFFTTIITTTAQNCGCSPDLCCSKYGYCGSGETYCGDGCQQGPCFTSSTPTNDVSVDSIVTDAFFNGIIDQSDASCKGRGFYSRATFLDAVGKYAQFGKDGSADDSKREIAAFFAHVTHETGHFCYIEEIDGPSKDYCDESNTQYPCNPSKGYYGRGPLQLSWNYNYGPAGQSIGFDGLNNPDVVATDPSTSFKAALWFWMKNVHSVIGQGFGATIRAINGIECNGGNSGAVTARVGYYTQYCNQFGVAPGNNLQC